From Oryzias melastigma strain HK-1 linkage group LG15, ASM292280v2, whole genome shotgun sequence, one genomic window encodes:
- the polr1c gene encoding DNA-directed RNA polymerases I and III subunit RPAC1 translates to MAATSRNVEEIRNRVILEEFGVKNVHTTDFPGNYPGFQDCWDMKNFQKNFRIDVVRLDENNIEFDMVGIDAAIANAFRRILLAEVPTMAIEKVFIYNNTSIVQDEVLAHRLGLVPIKADPRLFEYKNIAEESGEQDASEIDTIQLHLKIKCSRNPRASKESSDPRELYLNHMVYSKDIKWDPLGNQADVFADCRIGAVHDDILIAQLRPGQELDVVMHCVKGIGKDHAKFSPVATASYRLLPDITLMEPVEGEKAERLKRCFSCGVIDLEDVHGKKVAKVVNSRLDTCSREVLRHEDLKNLVKLGRVRDHFIFTVESTGILPADVLMQEAIKVLMAKCQMFLNELSCAGTQ, encoded by the exons ATGGCGGCCACCAGCAGGAACGTGGAGGAGATCAGGAACCGGGTGATTCTAGAGGAGTTCGGAGTGAAGAAT GTTCATACGACAGACTTTCCTGGAAACTACCCCGGATTCCAGGACTGCTGGGACATGAAGAACTTTCAGAAG AACTTTAGGATTGACGTTGTGCGTCTGGATGAGAACAACATAGAGTTTGATATGGTCGGGATCGATGCTGCTATTGCCAATGCCTTCCGGAGAATCTTACTGGCAGAg GTTCCGACCATGGCTATTGAGAAGGTGTTCATCTACAACAATACATCTATTGTCCAGGATGAAGTCTTGGCCCACAGATTGGGCCTTGTGCCCATCAAAGCTGACCCTCGTTTGTTTGAGTACAAGAACATCG CTGAGGAATCTGGAGAACAAGATGCTTCAGAAATAGATACAATTCAACTTCACCTGAAGATCAAATGCAGCAGGAACCCCAGAGCCAGCAAAGAGTCCTCAGACCCCCGAGAGCTCTACTTGAACCACATGG TCTATTCCAAGGATATAAAGTGGGACCCTTTGGGGAACCAGGCAGATGTGTTCGCAGACTGTCGGATTGGGGCAGTGCACGATGACATCTTAATAGCTCAGCTGCGACCGGGGCAGGAGCTGGACGTGGTCATGCATTGTGTCAAAGGCATTG GAAAGGATCATGCCAAGTTTTCCCCGGTGGCAACAGCTAGTTACCGTCTTCTCCCAGATATCACGCTGATGGAGCCGGTGGAGGGAGAGAAGGCAGAGCGCCTGAAGCGCTGCTTTTCCTGTGGAGTTATAGATCTAGAAGATGTTCATG GGAAGAAGGTTGCCAAAGTGGTGAACAGTCGACTAGATACGTGCAGCAGGGAAGTACTTCGACATGAGGATCTGAAGAACTTGGTGAAGCTGGGGAGAGTGCGGGACCATTTTATCT TCACTGTAGAATCCACCGGCATTCTACCCGCAGACGTTCTAATGCAAGAGGCCATCAAAGTCCTAATGGCCAAATGTCAGATGTTTCTCAATGAGCTGAGCTGTGCTGGCACACAGTGA
- the fbxo28 gene encoding F-box only protein 28, with the protein MAAVLERVDGCVAPADSDSLTPRQSSPLPEQHQNNPLLGLPIVAIEAILNFLSYDEISLLRAVCKRMDMICQRVLNQGFLKVERYHSLCQRQVKAQLPRRESERRNHSLARHADILAAVETRLSLLNMTFMKYVDSNLCCFIPGKVIDEIYRVLRYVNSTRAPQRAHEVLQELRDISSMAMEYFDEKIVPILKKKLPGTDLSGRLIGSAPVAGPSTSLTTMSLLAKNTPSRSEMTKVQQQVKVNGASMTALRREMQEVRMKQLEQQKQLQDQEQKLLEQSQVIAEQNARLGELEHKLREILDSRAATMGRRGSTAAVSTSSAVASTPATALTDSRASLAGADDSSSLKRAQSPETSELPRQSKRLRQRK; encoded by the exons ATGGCGGCTGTGTTGGAGCGAGTAGATGGATGTGTCGCTCCAGCGGATTCGGACTCGTTGACGCCGCGTCAGAGCAGCCCCCTGCCCGAGCAGCACCAGAACAACCCTCTGCTTGGACTGCCCATCGTTGCGATCGAGGCAATCCTCAACTTCCTGTCCTATGACGAGATCAGCCTTCTGCGCGCG GTGTGCAAGCGTATGGACATGATCTGCCAGCGCGTCCTGAACCAAGGCTTTCTGAAAGTGGAGCGGTACCACAGTCTTTGCCAGAGACAAGTAAAAGCCCAGTTGCCCAG GCGGGAGTCTGAAAGAAGGAACCACTCCCTGGCTCGTCATGCGGACATCCTGGCAGCTGTAGAGACCCGCCTCTCTCTGCTTAACATGACATTCATGAAGTATGTGGACTCCAACCTCTGCTGTTTCATTCCTGGAAAG GTCATCGATGAGATTTACCGTGTGCTGCGCTATGTGAACTCTACCCGAGCCCCCCAGAGAGCTCACGAAGTTCTTCAGGAGTTGAGGGACATCTCATCCATGGCCATGGAGTACTTTGATGAGAAAATTGTCcccattctaaaaaaaaaactaccaggAACGGATCTGTCCGGCCGCCTCATCGGCTCTGCTCCAG TGGCTGGACCATCCACATCACTGACCACCATGTCCCTGCTGGCCAAGAACACGCCGTCGCGCTCTGAGATGACAAAGGTGCAGCAGCAGGTGAAGGTAAACGGCGCCTCCATGACGGCTCTGCGCAGAGAAATGCAGGAGGTGCGGATGAAGCAGCtggagcagcagaagcagctgcaGGACCAGGAGCAGAAGCTGCTGGAGCAGAGTCAAGTGATCGCAGAGCAGAACGCTCGCCTCGGTGAGCTGGAGCACAAGCTCCGGGAGATCCTGGACAGCCGCGCTGCCACCATGGGGAGGAGGGGGTCTACCGCCGCCGTCTCCACGTCTTCTGCTGTGGCGAGCACGCCTGCCACCGCGCTGACTGATAGCCGAGCCTCACTCGCAGGAGCAGACGACAGCTCGTCGCTGAAGCGAGCCCAGAGCCCAGAGACCTCAGAGCTTCCCCGACAGTCAAAGCGACTGCGCCAGAGGAAGTGA